TCACAATTGATAGTGAGTTTGTCGTACATGATATTCGCATTATTGATGGCAATAACGGTATGTTTGTCGCAATGCCAAGTAAGAAAACACCTGATGGTGAGTTTCGTGATATTGCGCACCCAATCTCTTCGGCGACGAGACAAAAGATACAAGATGCGGTTCTCCAAGCATATCATCGCGTCGGAGATTCGGTGGAAGAAGTACATGTAGTTGAAAATGTGGAAGAACCTACCGCCTAATTCATAGGCGTGACCCTGACTGACGGCTAGTCAGGGTTTTTTTGCGCTTGTGCCCTCATTTAGGAAGCGTCGCTACGAATCCAGCTGGTTCATGGTTCATGCCTAGAACGGCTACTTTACCGCTTGGTTATCGCGAACTATAGGCGGGTCGAAGGCATTTTCGAGTCAACCCACTAATCATCGAATGTTCGGCATTTTTCTCCAGTGGCGTCCGGGGCTACCCTTTTTCGCGGGACAATGTAAAATTGAAATGGTTTGCGTCCATCAGGTAAACTGAGGGGCGACACAGGTTTCTCGCTATGAACCGGACGTGTTTAAGCGGTCACGGAGGAGATTATATGGGTAAAAGCGCCATTGTGCTTGCGGCCGGCCACGGCACGCGGATGAAGTCGCGGACACACAAAGTGTTGCATCGTGTGTGTGGCAAGCCGATGATCGTTCACATTCTCGATACATTGGACAAAGTCGGGTTGGACCAGATTATCGTTGTTGTGGGGCAGCAGCGTGAGGCTGTCATGGAAACGATTGCGGGACGAGCCGATGTGGCCATTCAAGCGGAACAGTTGGGGACAGGTGATGCCGTTCGTGCAGCCCTTCCGCATTTGCGGGAGGATACGGATTCTGTAGTTGTGCTGTACGGTGACGCACCTTTAATTCAACCTGAAACCCTGCAGAGATTATTTGACACGCAGCGTTCAAATGGCGCTGCCGTCGCCGCCTTGACGGCTGAAGTGGATAATCCAACTGGGCTCGGTCGTGTGTTTTTGGACGACAACGGGCAAATTGTTCGCGTGGTTGAAGAAAAGGACGCGACGGAGGCCGAGCGGGCCAATCGGCTGATCAATACGGGCGTTTACGCGTATGAAGCGGATGCTTTACGAGCATCCGCCGCGCGACTCACCGCGGACAATGCTCAACAAGAGTTTTACTTGACTGACACCTTGGCGATTTTGAAAGGCGATAACAGGGCTGTTGTCCCTGTTCGGGTGTCCGATGTCGATGAAATAGCGAGCGTCAACGATCGCGTCCAGTTAGCTCACGTCGAAAAGCTTTGCCGTCGACAGATTCTCGAGCGTTGGATGCGCGCCGGTGTGACCATGGTGGATCCCGATAGTACGTATATTGAGGCGGACGTCGAGATCGAACAGGACGCCACGTTGCTCCCGGGCACGATGTTGCTCGGCGCGACAAAGGTCAAGTCGTTTGCGGAGATCGGTCCGAATACGCGCCTGAGGAACACGACGGTCGGTGAATATACGACGGTACAATACACCGTCGCTGTTGATAGTGTTATCGGTGACGAAACGCACGTTGGGCCGTTCGCGTATCTCCGTCCAGGGACGGTAGTCGGCAACCGCGTGAAAGTGGGTGACTTCGTTGAAATCAAGAACAGCCGTCTCGGTGATGATACGAAAGTCAGCCATCTGGCTTACGTGGGTGACGCGCAAATTGGACGCCGAGTCAACGTCGGGTGTGGTGTCATTACGGTAAACTATGATGGGGAGAAAAAACATCGGACGGTTGTTGGGGACGATAGCTTTGTCGGATCGAATGTCAATTTGATCGCGCCCGTGACGATTGGAGACGGGGCATACATTTGCGCAGGCTCCACTGTCACAGAGGATGTGGATGATGACGGTTTTGTCATCGGGCGTCCCCGTCAGACCACGAAGCCGAATTACGTACGTGCGTGGAAAACGCGAAAGTCGCAGCAAACACCATCGGAAGGCGGAGAAGATCGTGGCCATTGACGGCGATTTAAAAATCGTAACAGGCAATGCAAATCCTGCCCTTGCGCAGGCAATTGCGGATTACATCGGCGTGTCGTTGACGGAGTGTCAAGTCAATCGATTTAAAGATGGTGAGGTACAGATCAAGCTCGGGGAAAGCGTTCGCGGGAGCAATGTGTTCATCATTCAACCCACGAGTGCACCCGTCAATGAGCACTTGATGGAACTGCTCATCATGTTGGACGCCTTGAAGCGCGCGTCTGCCCGGGCAATCAACGTCGTCATTCCGTACTATGGGTATGCGCGGCAGGATCGAAAGGCGCGGGCACGCGATCCCATCACGGCTAAACTCGTCGCCAATTTGCTGGAAAAGGCTGGCGCCAATCGCGTGATCTGCATGGATCTGCACGCAGGTCAGATTCAAGGGTTCTTCGACATTCCGTTGGACCACCTCATTGGCATGCCGATTCTTGCGGAGTATTTCATGGACAAGCAGATCGAGAACCCGGTGGTCGTTTCGCCGGACATGGGCGGCGTGACGAGAGCCCGGCAGTTTGCAGAGCGGCTCGGCGCGCCTCTTGCCATCATTGATAAACGCCGACCCGCGGTCAATGTGGCCAAAGTGATGAACATCATCGGGGATATTGAAGGGAAGACGGCGATTCTCATCGACGACATGATCGATACCGCCGGCACTATTACGGCGGGGGCACAGGAATTACTGAAACGCGGTGCAGAGAGCGTATACGCGTGCTGCATTCATCCCGTGCTGTCCGGGGATGGTGTCGAGCGGCTACAGAATTCGCCCATCAAAGAGGTCGTCGTCACGGATACTATAGCGTTGCCCGAACACAAGCGGATCGACAAGATTCGTGTGCTGTCTGTGGCAGAACTCATCGCAGAGGCCATTATCCGGGTTCATACGCAGCGGTCCATCAGCCAGTTGTTCGACTGATTATAGGGCTGATGCAGGCTGGATAGTAGAGAAAAGGAGCAGCAAACGTGATAGCCATCGTTGGACTGGGCAATCCGGGCCCCAAGTATGATGCAACGAGACATAATGTCGGCTTTTGGGCTATCGATGGTCTGGCCAAAACGCTTCAGGTGTCGGTGACAAAATCGAAGTTTCAGTCACTTGTGGCTGAGTGCCGTGTCGATGGGGAATCAGTCCTCTTGGTCAAGCCGCAAACTTTTATGAACTTGAGTGGCTTGGCAGTCGCCGAAGTTGTAAACTTCTATAAGTTGCGTCCAGAGGACGACGTCATCGTTGTGTACGATGATATGGATTTTCGGCCGGGCCAGTTAAAGCTGCGGGCGCAAGGGAGTGCCGGAGGGCACAACGGTATCAAGTCCATCATCGCACAGCTTGGAACGGAGGCATTCTGCCGAGTGAGAGTAGGCATTGGCCGCCCCGCACCGGGATTGGATGTCATCGGTCACGTACTTGGCAAGTTTCCCAAAGAGGAATTGCAAAAAGTCGAAAAGGCCGTTGAGGCTGCGCAAGAAGCCCTGATGGTATCTGTCAAAAAAGGTTTTGCACATGCCATGAACCAATTTAATCAAGTATCATTTTCGTGACTTGATACACGTATGTTGTTAAGATATAACCCCCATACTAATGTCAGAAGTCTGACATGAGGTGGGAGTCCATGCGGTTTGAGTATGTATGTCGATATTGCAAGCAACCAGTAGGAGCTGTCGAAGAAGCTTCTTGGACATATGACGACGGCGCCGAGCGCCTTGGGTTACATCACTTGGACACAGACCATCAACGTGAAGTCATCCGGGCTGGCGAGACAGGTTCCGTGCAAGTTCAAACGGTCTGTGAAGCCTGCGAACAAGCCGTAAACATGAATCCGGAGTTACTCGTTGAAGGGAACATCATACAGTAGTACAGAGGAATACCAACTGGGCGCACTCTGCGCCCTCACATGCACGATTGTTCGTGTGTGTCAGACCTTGGCTTGGGGCTAAGGTCTTTGTGCGTTTTCATTACACTTTTGAATGGGTGTTCGAGCAGGATGGAAAGGTTGTTCGGACAGCACTGGAGGAGGGGTAACGTGGAAGGTCTCGTTCGCCTCGTGGCAGCGGATGAACCGTTGCGATCCCTGGCCAGACAGATTGGGCCGCGGCGAAACGATGCACTCGTCACGGGTGTAGCCGGAGCCGGTCGCCAATTGTTCATGGCTGCACTGTACGGGCTGAGGAATGCAGATAAACCAACAGAATCGATGCTTATCGTCACGCACACGACGAGCCAAGCACAAACGATATGGGAGGACTTGCGAGAGTATCTCCCGGATGAGCAAGTTTTGCTCTTTCCCGAGCGTGAAAACGCAATGGTCGACTTGGTCGCAGCATCCTCTGATGTTATATCAGAACGTTTGAGTGTGTTGGAAACGTTGACCATGTCGAAGCCGGCGATTATTGTTACGACCGTTCTAGCCGCATGTCAGCCGCTCACGTCAAGGGCTCAATTTATCCAGCAGACGGTTCACCTTGCAGTGGGTGAAGAAGCGGCAATCGAAGAGATTTTGCAGCAAGTTGTCCGTGCTGGTTATGAACGGGTAGACATGGTGGAAACCCGCGGACAATTCAGCGTTCGAGGCGGCATTCTCGACATTTTTCCAGTGGCGGCAACGAACCCGTATCGCATTGAGTGGTTTGATACGGATGTGGATTCCATTCGGACATTCGATCCCGCCACACAGCGCTCCCTGGAGAAACTGACCGAAGTGTCTTTTGGGCCGGCATCCGATTTGCTCGTGCCTCCATCAAATGCCGCTG
This is a stretch of genomic DNA from Alicyclobacillus dauci. It encodes these proteins:
- the spoVG gene encoding septation regulator SpoVG, with the translated sequence MQITDVRLRRVTTDGRMKAIASITIDSEFVVHDIRIIDGNNGMFVAMPSKKTPDGEFRDIAHPISSATRQKIQDAVLQAYHRVGDSVEEVHVVENVEEPTA
- the glmU gene encoding bifunctional UDP-N-acetylglucosamine diphosphorylase/glucosamine-1-phosphate N-acetyltransferase GlmU; translation: MGKSAIVLAAGHGTRMKSRTHKVLHRVCGKPMIVHILDTLDKVGLDQIIVVVGQQREAVMETIAGRADVAIQAEQLGTGDAVRAALPHLREDTDSVVVLYGDAPLIQPETLQRLFDTQRSNGAAVAALTAEVDNPTGLGRVFLDDNGQIVRVVEEKDATEAERANRLINTGVYAYEADALRASAARLTADNAQQEFYLTDTLAILKGDNRAVVPVRVSDVDEIASVNDRVQLAHVEKLCRRQILERWMRAGVTMVDPDSTYIEADVEIEQDATLLPGTMLLGATKVKSFAEIGPNTRLRNTTVGEYTTVQYTVAVDSVIGDETHVGPFAYLRPGTVVGNRVKVGDFVEIKNSRLGDDTKVSHLAYVGDAQIGRRVNVGCGVITVNYDGEKKHRTVVGDDSFVGSNVNLIAPVTIGDGAYICAGSTVTEDVDDDGFVIGRPRQTTKPNYVRAWKTRKSQQTPSEGGEDRGH
- a CDS encoding ribose-phosphate diphosphokinase, which gives rise to MAIDGDLKIVTGNANPALAQAIADYIGVSLTECQVNRFKDGEVQIKLGESVRGSNVFIIQPTSAPVNEHLMELLIMLDALKRASARAINVVIPYYGYARQDRKARARDPITAKLVANLLEKAGANRVICMDLHAGQIQGFFDIPLDHLIGMPILAEYFMDKQIENPVVVSPDMGGVTRARQFAERLGAPLAIIDKRRPAVNVAKVMNIIGDIEGKTAILIDDMIDTAGTITAGAQELLKRGAESVYACCIHPVLSGDGVERLQNSPIKEVVVTDTIALPEHKRIDKIRVLSVAELIAEAIIRVHTQRSISQLFD
- the pth gene encoding aminoacyl-tRNA hydrolase, with product MIAIVGLGNPGPKYDATRHNVGFWAIDGLAKTLQVSVTKSKFQSLVAECRVDGESVLLVKPQTFMNLSGLAVAEVVNFYKLRPEDDVIVVYDDMDFRPGQLKLRAQGSAGGHNGIKSIIAQLGTEAFCRVRVGIGRPAPGLDVIGHVLGKFPKEELQKVEKAVEAAQEALMVSVKKGFAHAMNQFNQVSFS
- a CDS encoding anti-sigma-F factor Fin; amino-acid sequence: MRFEYVCRYCKQPVGAVEEASWTYDDGAERLGLHHLDTDHQREVIRAGETGSVQVQTVCEACEQAVNMNPELLVEGNIIQ